A window of the Arachis duranensis cultivar V14167 chromosome 5, aradu.V14167.gnm2.J7QH, whole genome shotgun sequence genome harbors these coding sequences:
- the LOC107488830 gene encoding organelle RRM domain-containing protein 2, mitochondrial — protein sequence MGIANKKALPGQRTPGNVGRSLKVLNCNNPTFQTLPMALRAAAVAAQPSSRTVEPKSSLFVSGLNKRTTSERLLQEFSKFGKVVRTRVMIDREGCSKGYGFVQYATIEEAAKGIESMNGKFLDGWIIFVEYAKSIPEPTQQSHRYLRQ from the exons ATGGGTATTGCCAACAAGAAAGCCTTACCTGGTCAAAGGACTCCGGGTAACGTTGGAAGGAG TTTAAAAGTCTTAAACTGCAACAATCCAACATTCCAAACCCTGCCTATGGCTTTGAGGGCGGCTGCGGTTGCGGCGCAGCCTTCGTCGCGCA CGGTGGAACCCAAATCCTCCCTCTTCGTTTCCG gGCTTAACAAACGGACGACATCTGAACGCCTACTCCAagaattttctaagtttggcaAAGTTGTTCGCA CTAGGGTGATGATCGATAGAGAAGGTTGTTCTAAAGGGTATGGTTTTGTACAATATGCCACTATAGAAGAGGCTGCAAAGGGCATCGAAAGCATGAATGGAAAG TTTTTGGATGGTTGGATTATATTTGTAGAGTATGCCAAATCTATCCCAGAACCTACACAGCAATCTCACCGGTATCTCCGGCAGTAG